The genomic DNA TCTTTTTATTTACTAGCAAAGACCACTCAACTCGTTGGTAATTTAGCCAATGAAGAAAGTGGTCTTTAATGATTGTTTAGCCGAATGATTCACAAAAATGAAAAAAGATTATTATGTCAAATAGGTAATTGTTGTCTACTGCTGGCTTCTGGAGGTTTTTCCAGCCATCCGTTTTTGATCATAATGTTTCCGCAAATCGCACTCATTTTCAAATCTCTGAAAATGGATGCCTCGCAATGACCGATTATATCTGCCCTCATACTGGTAGATAATGCGGTTCCATAATAAGACATTGCCGTATTAAATAAAAACCCGCTTTGTGCCATCATAAATTTATCTGAAAAAGGTGAGATTAAAGAATTTGTAACTTGATTATCTAATAAAGGAGGAGAATGCAGATTTTCTTCATGTAAGATAGAAGAAAAGATGCGAATGTGTTTGTTTACTAATTTTACACCTTTTTCCATAAAATCACGTACTTCTTTATTCTTTGCAACTTGCATAAAACCGAGTAAAACCGCTTTTGTTACAATACTTTTCTTTAAATTAAAGAAAATATTTCCACATTCAACTGAATTTAACTTTCTTCGTTTTCCGATTATATCAACTGCATAACTAACATCGGAAATGAATTCATTTGTATCTGGAATAGTAAAACTAGGGGGGCTATCAAAAAGTCCTTTGGATAAAAGAACATCAATTGATTTATTATAAACATTCATCGCATCGAGATTACATTGATAGTGAAAATCCCGAATGTCTTTACGAATCGAAACACTAAACGACAAGTTATGTCCAGTTAGTCCATGAATTGTCATATTGTAAATATATTCCAACCAAAAATAATCTGTGAACAGTGGAGGAGCATTTAAGTTTACGTCTTCGTCTGTAAAACCAATAGGTATAGGATAATCTTCCTTTTGAAAGATAGCTTTTATTTCTTCTATGTGCTTTTTTGATAAATCAAGCGATAATTGATAAACTGAACGAATTTCAGGATCTTTAATCGTTGCCAGTACAAATTTACAACCACAAACCGCT from Bacillus methanolicus MGA3 includes the following:
- a CDS encoding DUF3231 family protein; this translates as MNGNASRLSSSEIASLWMQYLQETSAVCGCKFVLATIKDPEIRSVYQLSLDLSKKHIEEIKAIFQKEDYPIPIGFTDEDVNLNAPPLFTDYFWLEYIYNMTIHGLTGHNLSFSVSIRKDIRDFHYQCNLDAMNVYNKSIDVLLSKGLFDSPPSFTIPDTNEFISDVSYAVDIIGKRRKLNSVECGNIFFNLKKSIVTKAVLLGFMQVAKNKEVRDFMEKGVKLVNKHIRIFSSILHEENLHSPPLLDNQVTNSLISPFSDKFMMAQSGFLFNTAMSYYGTALSTSMRADIIGHCEASIFRDLKMSAICGNIMIKNGWLEKPPEASSRQQLPI